In the genome of Bacteroidales bacterium, the window CAACAGCAACAACAACAGCAACAACAAAATCAGCAACAAAACAAAGAGGACAAAAAAGAGGAGCAACAACAGCAACAAGAAACTAAAATGTCGCAAGAAAATGCACAACAGATTCTTGATGCTATGCAACAAGATGAACGTAATACACAAGAAAAAGTCCGCAAAGCATTAATGGAACAGAGAGAACGCCGTAGAACCGATAAGGAGTGGTAATGTCTCGGAAATAAATATTACTCAAAGATGAAAAGATTTATATCAATAGTAATTTTAATACTGTTTTCGGCAGTAACTATATATGCCCAAACACAATTTACTGCTGATGCACCTGCTCAAGTTATAGCAGGACAAAGGTTTAGGGTGGTATTTACCCTTGCAAATGGAGATGGAGAGAATATACAAGTTCCGGAATTTTCGGGATTGGATATCTTATATGGTCCTGCACGTTCACAGAGTTCTCAAATTTCAATCATTAATGGAAAAACAACCTCAACAAAAGAGGAGAGTTATACCTATACAGTAGTTGCATCAAAAGAAGGAAAATTTACTATACCTTCAGCAACAATAACTTCAAATGGAAAACAATATACCTCAAATCAGCTAACAATTACCGTATTACCTCCAGATGAAAATGCACCTTCTCAGGCATCCTCACAAGGAACCACACAACAAGTGGCAAGTAATGATGATAAGACATTTGCCAGATTGGTATTATCAAAAACATCAGTTTATGAACAAGAACCAATATTGGCAACTATAAAAATATATACTAAGGCGGCTAATATTAGAAGTTTAGACAATGCGGTATTCCCTTCATTTGAGGGATTTGTGGTACAGGATATTCCAATACAAAATCCTCAAATAGAATTAGAGCATTATAATGGAACAAATTATCAGGTAGTAGCAGTAAAACAAGCATTACTATATCCACAAAGAGCAGGTAAAATAACTATTGATAAGGGCGAATTTACTGTAACAGTACAAGTTGTTCGTCCTATGCGCGGATTCTTTGGTATGATGCAAGGGTATGAAGATATAGAAAAATCTATATCTACTCAATCTGTGAATGTAAATGTTAAATCATTACCATCAGGAAAACCATCATCATTTGCAAATGCTGTTGGAAGTTTTACAATTAAATCATCACTTAATAACAAAACGCCAAAAGCCAATGAGGCAATTACTTATAAATTACAGATAAGTGGAAAAGGTAATCTTAAATATATAAAAGATCCTGAAATAACGTTCCCTGCTGATTTTGAGGTTTATGATCCCAAAACAGATGTAGATATAAAAACAACAACCTCAGGTGTTAGTGGTACTCGTACAATAGAATATACTATTATTCCTCGAAGTGCAGGCGATTTTGAAATACCATCGGTAGAGTTCTCTTATTTTGATTTATCTTCAAAAAGCTATAAAACAATATCTACTCAAAGTTATGATGTAACGGTAGCTCGTGGGGATAATTCTCAACAAGGGACTATGGCAGATTTTACCAATAAAGAGGATTTAAAGGTATTAGCTAAGGATATAAGATACATTAAAAATGGAGACTTTGAATTATTTAAAGATGCTACTCCAATATTCGGATCTTTTTCATATTGGATTTGGTATATAGTACCAACACTATTGTTTATTATTTATTTAATAATAAATAGAAAACAAACCCAATTAAATTCAAATACACAACTTCTAAAAACTCGTAAAGCCAATAAGATTGCTACTAAGCGATTGAAAATGGCAAGTAAATATCTAAAAACATACAATAAAGATATGTTCTATGCCGAGGTATTAAAAGCAATGTGGGGATATATTAGTGATAAACTTACCATTCCTATATCGGAATTATCTCGTGAAAATGTTTCTCAGGAGTTAAGAACTTATGGGGCAAGTGAAGAACTTGTTTCACAAATTATAAATATATTAGATTTATGTGAATTTGCACAATATGCTCCCTCGCAAGGAAACGATGTAATGGACAGAGACTATCAAGAGGCAATAAGGGTGATAGGAGAGATGGAGAATATCGTAAAAAACAAATAAAAGATTATGAAAAGAATATATATCCTGATAATAACAATATTTATTGTATCTGTTTCTTTTGCACAAACATTGCAATCTGCGGCAGATGCATATTCAAAAGAGAACTATATTGAGGCAGTTCAAATATATGAATCATTGTCTGATAGCGTTGGAGTGTCGCCAGAGTTATATTATAATTTAGGTAACTCATATTATAAGCTCAAAAACTATCCAAGGGCGGTATTGAATTATGAACGAGCAATTTTATTATCTCCCGGTGATGAAGATATAAAAATTAATTTAGATATGGCAAGAGCAAACATAGTTGATAAGATTGATATTGTTGACCGCTCTTTTATATCTGTATGGTTTGAATCTATAAGAAATATGGCATCATCAAATACATGGGCAATATTGGCGATAATATCATTTATATTATTTCTTGTAGGTATATTCCTTTATATATTCAACAAACAAGTATTATTAAAAAAGATAGGATTCTTTGGAGGTATAATTTGCTTACTGTTTTCGGTATATACAAATGTTGTTTCGTATAAACAAAAGCAAAAAATATTAATCAGGGATAGTGCTATAATAATCTCTCCAAGTGTAACAATAAAAAGTTCTCCATCACAAAGTGGTACCGATTTGTTTATACTTCATGAAGGAACAAAAGTGAAGATAATAGATGAAGTAGGAGAGTGGTCAGAGATAAAAATTGATGATGGGAATAGTGGCTGGATTAAAGATTCAGAGATGGAGATAATCTAAAAACAGTATTAATATGCTCAACTATCTTATAGAATTAGATAAAAGTATATTCCTTTTCTTC includes:
- a CDS encoding protein BatD translates to MKRFISIVILILFSAVTIYAQTQFTADAPAQVIAGQRFRVVFTLANGDGENIQVPEFSGLDILYGPARSQSSQISIINGKTTSTKEESYTYTVVASKEGKFTIPSATITSNGKQYTSNQLTITVLPPDENAPSQASSQGTTQQVASNDDKTFARLVLSKTSVYEQEPILATIKIYTKAANIRSLDNAVFPSFEGFVVQDIPIQNPQIELEHYNGTNYQVVAVKQALLYPQRAGKITIDKGEFTVTVQVVRPMRGFFGMMQGYEDIEKSISTQSVNVNVKSLPSGKPSSFANAVGSFTIKSSLNNKTPKANEAITYKLQISGKGNLKYIKDPEITFPADFEVYDPKTDVDIKTTTSGVSGTRTIEYTIIPRSAGDFEIPSVEFSYFDLSSKSYKTISTQSYDVTVARGDNSQQGTMADFTNKEDLKVLAKDIRYIKNGDFELFKDATPIFGSFSYWIWYIVPTLLFIIYLIINRKQTQLNSNTQLLKTRKANKIATKRLKMASKYLKTYNKDMFYAEVLKAMWGYISDKLTIPISELSRENVSQELRTYGASEELVSQIINILDLCEFAQYAPSQGNDVMDRDYQEAIRVIGEMENIVKNK
- a CDS encoding tetratricopeptide repeat protein — protein: MKRIYILIITIFIVSVSFAQTLQSAADAYSKENYIEAVQIYESLSDSVGVSPELYYNLGNSYYKLKNYPRAVLNYERAILLSPGDEDIKINLDMARANIVDKIDIVDRSFISVWFESIRNMASSNTWAILAIISFILFLVGIFLYIFNKQVLLKKIGFFGGIICLLFSVYTNVVSYKQKQKILIRDSAIIISPSVTIKSSPSQSGTDLFILHEGTKVKIIDEVGEWSEIKIDDGNSGWIKDSEMEII